In Streptomyces thermolilacinus SPC6, a single genomic region encodes these proteins:
- a CDS encoding NADH-quinone oxidoreductase subunit G — MTVMASNPAGGGAAPVPPEDLVTLTIDGIEVSVPKGTLVIRAAEQLGIEIPRFCDHPLLDPAGACRQCIVEVEGQRKPMASCTITCTDGMVVRTQLTSQVAEKAQVGVMELLLINHPLDCPVCDKGGECPLQNQAVSHGQADSRFEGRKRTYEKPVPISTQVLLDRERCVLCARCTRFSTQIAGDPMIELVERGALQQVGTGEGDPFESYFSGNTIQICPVGALTSAAYRFRSRPFDLVSSPSVCEHCAGGCATRTDHRRGKVMRRLAANDPEVNEEWLCDKGRFAFRYAQQRDRLATPLVRGEDGALHPASWPEALEAAARGLARGRTGVLTGGRLTVEDAYAYAKFARVALGTNDIDFRARVHSAEEADLLAARVAGRGRDLDGTGVTYTALEKAPAVLLAGFEAEEEAPGVFLRLRKAWRKHGQRTYAIAPYATRGVEKAGGTLLPAAPGTEPEWLDALAVGAGLEEPGAAAAEALRAEGAVIVVGERLAAVPGALTAAVRAATATGARLVWVPRRAGEPGAVWAGALPSLLPGGRPATDPRARDEVAAAWGVRELPHRYGRDTGRIVEAAATGELAALLVGGVDVADLPDPARAREALDTAFVVSLELRPGEVTERADVVLPVAAVAEKAGTFLNWEGRVRMFEAALKPQHMTSALPPSDARVLHMLADAMDVRFGLPDVRAVRREMDRLGAWDGERADDPAEARLPLPRAGEGEAVLAGHRMLLDLGRLQEGDEALAGTRHAALARLSPATAAETGVKDGDPLRVTGPAGSVTLPLRVTPMPDRVVWLPLRSTGDGLLSDLGTVPGRLVRIAPAATAHPLNSTDSTDSSEVRA; from the coding sequence ATGACCGTCATGGCATCGAACCCCGCCGGCGGCGGGGCCGCCCCGGTGCCGCCGGAGGACCTGGTCACGCTGACCATCGACGGCATCGAGGTGTCCGTCCCCAAGGGGACGCTGGTCATCCGGGCCGCCGAGCAGCTCGGCATCGAGATCCCCCGGTTCTGCGACCACCCCCTCCTCGACCCGGCCGGCGCCTGCCGCCAGTGCATCGTCGAGGTCGAGGGCCAGCGCAAGCCCATGGCCTCCTGCACGATCACCTGTACGGACGGGATGGTGGTCAGGACTCAGCTCACCTCCCAGGTCGCCGAGAAGGCCCAGGTCGGCGTGATGGAGCTGCTGCTCATCAACCACCCCCTGGACTGCCCCGTCTGCGACAAGGGCGGCGAGTGCCCCCTGCAGAACCAGGCCGTCTCGCACGGGCAGGCCGACTCCCGCTTCGAGGGCCGCAAGCGCACCTACGAGAAGCCCGTCCCCATCTCCACGCAGGTCCTCCTCGACCGGGAGCGGTGCGTGCTGTGCGCCCGCTGCACCCGCTTCTCCACGCAGATCGCCGGCGACCCGATGATCGAGCTGGTCGAGCGGGGCGCCCTCCAGCAGGTCGGCACCGGCGAGGGCGACCCGTTCGAGTCGTACTTCTCCGGCAACACGATCCAGATCTGCCCGGTCGGCGCGCTCACCTCCGCCGCGTACCGGTTCCGCTCCCGCCCCTTCGACCTGGTCTCCAGCCCCTCCGTGTGCGAGCACTGCGCCGGGGGCTGCGCCACCCGCACCGACCACCGGCGCGGCAAGGTCATGCGGCGCCTCGCCGCCAACGACCCGGAGGTCAACGAGGAGTGGCTGTGCGACAAGGGACGCTTCGCGTTCCGGTACGCGCAGCAGCGGGACCGGCTCGCCACGCCGCTGGTGCGCGGCGAGGACGGGGCGCTGCACCCCGCGTCGTGGCCCGAGGCGCTGGAGGCGGCGGCGCGCGGCCTGGCCCGGGGCCGTACCGGCGTCCTGACCGGCGGGCGGCTCACCGTGGAGGACGCCTACGCGTACGCCAAGTTCGCGCGCGTGGCGCTCGGCACGAACGACATCGACTTCCGCGCGCGCGTGCACAGCGCCGAGGAGGCCGACTTGCTGGCCGCCCGCGTCGCCGGACGGGGCCGGGACCTGGACGGCACGGGCGTCACGTACACGGCGCTGGAGAAGGCGCCCGCCGTGCTGCTCGCCGGGTTCGAGGCGGAGGAGGAGGCGCCCGGCGTCTTCCTGCGGCTGCGCAAGGCCTGGCGCAAGCACGGGCAGCGCACGTACGCCATCGCCCCGTACGCCACGCGCGGCGTGGAGAAGGCGGGCGGCACGCTGCTGCCCGCCGCGCCCGGCACCGAGCCCGAGTGGCTGGACGCCCTCGCCGTGGGCGCCGGCCTCGAAGAGCCGGGCGCGGCGGCCGCGGAGGCCCTGCGCGCGGAGGGCGCCGTCATCGTCGTCGGCGAGCGCCTCGCCGCCGTGCCGGGCGCGCTGACCGCCGCCGTACGGGCCGCCACCGCGACCGGCGCCCGCCTCGTGTGGGTGCCGCGCCGGGCCGGTGAGCCGGGCGCCGTCTGGGCGGGCGCCCTGCCGTCGCTGCTGCCCGGCGGGCGCCCCGCCACCGACCCGCGCGCCCGCGACGAGGTCGCCGCCGCGTGGGGCGTACGGGAGCTGCCGCACCGCTACGGGCGCGACACCGGCCGGATCGTGGAGGCCGCCGCGACCGGCGAACTGGCGGCGCTGCTGGTCGGCGGCGTGGACGTGGCGGACCTGCCGGACCCGGCACGCGCGCGTGAGGCGCTGGACACGGCGTTCGTCGTGTCGCTGGAGCTGCGGCCCGGCGAGGTCACCGAGCGGGCCGACGTGGTCCTGCCGGTCGCCGCGGTCGCCGAGAAGGCCGGCACGTTCCTCAACTGGGAGGGGCGGGTCCGGATGTTCGAGGCGGCGCTGAAGCCGCAGCACATGACGAGCGCGCTGCCGCCGTCCGACGCGCGGGTGCTGCACATGCTCGCCGACGCGATGGACGTGCGCTTCGGGCTGCCCGACGTGCGGGCCGTACGGCGCGAGATGGACCGGCTCGGCGCGTGGGACGGCGAGCGGGCCGACGACCCGGCCGAGGCGCGGCTGCCGCTGCCCCGCGCGGGCGAGGGCGAGGCCGTCCTTGCCGGTCACCGGATGCTGCTCGACCTGGGCCGCCTCCAGGAGGGCGACGAGGCGCTCGCCGGGACCCGGCACGCCGCGCTGGCCCGGCTGTCGCCCGCCACGGCCGCGGAGACCGGCGTCAAGGACGGCGACCCGCTGCGGGTGACCGGACCGGCCGGGTCCGTGACGCTGCCGCTGCGGGTCACGCCGATGCCGGACCGGGTCGTGTGGCTGCCGCTGCGCTCCACCGGCGACGGGCTCCTGTCCGACCTGGGCACGGTCCCCGGCCGTCTGGTCCGCATCGCCCCGGCCGCCACCGCCCATCCGCTGAACTCGACGGACTCGACGGACTCGTCGGAGGTGCGCGCATGA
- the nuoF gene encoding NADH-quinone oxidoreductase subunit NuoF yields MTLAPEIGETSPEKLLSPVLSAFWDEPRPWSLDTYRRHDGYEGLRKALAMSPDDVIAYVKDSGLRGRGGAGFPTGMKWQFIPQGDGKPHYLVVNADESEPGTCKDIPLLFANPHSLIEGIVIACYAIRSSHAFIYLRGEVVPVLRRLHEAVREAYAAGYLGRNVLGSGLDVELTVHAGAGAYICGEETALLDSLEGRRGQPRLRPPFPAVAGLYACPTVVNNVESIASVPAILHRGKEWFRSMGSEKSPGFTLYSLSGHVAAPGQYEAPLGITLRQLLDMSGGMRPGHRLKFWTPGGSSTPMFTDEHLDVPLDYEGVGAAGSMLGTKALQCFDETTCVVRAVTRWTEFYAHESCGKCTPCREGTYWLVQLLRDIEAGKGKPSDLDKLADIADNINGKSFCALGDGAASPIFSSLKYFREEYEEHITGRGCPFDPAKSTAWADNHVEVTA; encoded by the coding sequence ATGACCTTGGCACCCGAAATCGGGGAGACCAGCCCCGAGAAGCTGCTCTCACCGGTCCTGTCCGCCTTCTGGGACGAGCCCCGTCCCTGGAGCCTGGACACCTACCGGCGCCACGACGGGTACGAGGGACTGCGCAAGGCCCTCGCCATGTCACCCGACGACGTCATCGCGTACGTCAAGGACTCAGGGCTCCGCGGCCGCGGCGGCGCGGGCTTCCCCACCGGGATGAAGTGGCAGTTCATCCCGCAGGGCGACGGCAAGCCCCACTACCTCGTCGTCAACGCCGACGAGTCCGAGCCAGGCACCTGCAAGGACATCCCCCTCCTCTTCGCCAACCCGCACTCCCTCATCGAGGGCATCGTGATCGCCTGCTACGCGATCAGGTCCTCGCACGCCTTCATCTACCTGCGCGGCGAGGTCGTCCCCGTGCTGCGCCGCCTTCACGAGGCGGTCCGCGAGGCGTACGCCGCCGGGTACCTCGGCCGGAACGTCCTCGGCAGCGGACTGGACGTCGAACTCACCGTGCACGCCGGAGCCGGGGCGTACATCTGCGGTGAGGAGACCGCCCTGCTCGACTCTCTGGAGGGCCGCCGCGGCCAGCCCCGGCTGCGACCCCCCTTCCCCGCGGTCGCCGGTCTGTACGCGTGCCCCACCGTCGTGAACAACGTCGAGTCCATCGCGTCGGTTCCCGCGATCCTCCACCGGGGCAAGGAGTGGTTCCGGTCCATGGGCAGCGAGAAGTCCCCCGGCTTCACGCTGTACTCGCTCAGCGGCCATGTCGCCGCGCCCGGCCAGTACGAGGCGCCGCTCGGCATCACCCTGCGCCAGCTGCTCGACATGAGCGGCGGCATGCGGCCCGGCCACCGCCTCAAGTTCTGGACCCCGGGCGGCTCGTCCACGCCGATGTTCACCGACGAGCACCTCGACGTGCCTCTCGACTACGAGGGCGTCGGCGCCGCCGGGTCCATGCTCGGCACCAAGGCGCTCCAGTGCTTCGACGAGACCACCTGCGTCGTGCGCGCCGTGACCCGCTGGACCGAGTTCTACGCCCACGAGTCCTGCGGCAAGTGCACCCCCTGCCGCGAGGGCACGTACTGGCTGGTGCAGCTGCTGCGCGACATCGAGGCGGGCAAGGGCAAGCCGTCCGACCTCGACAAGCTCGCCGACATCGCCGACAACATCAACGGCAAGTCGTTCTGCGCCCTCGGCGACGGCGCCGCCTCGCCGATCTTCTCCTCCCTGAAGTACTTCCGCGAGGAGTACGAGGAGCACATCACCGGCAGGGGCTGCCCCTTCGACCCGGCCAAGTCGACCGCCTGGGCGGACAACCACGTGGAGGTGACGGCATGA
- the nuoE gene encoding NADH-quinone oxidoreductase subunit NuoE: MPGLPAPDYPADVRARLEADAREVIARYPDSRSALLPLLHLVQAEEGHVTRTGMRFCADVLGLTTAEVTAVATFYTMYRRKPSGDYQVGVCTNTLCAVMGGDAIFEELKEYLGVGNQETTEDGKVTLEHIECNAACDFAPVVMVNWEFFDNQTPESAKRLVDDLRAGLPVTPTRGAPLCTFKETARILAGFPDERPGAVEAGGGAGPASLIGLKLAKGEALPPRVVHPRGETAESGRRGTAPHDGPTPGARHLSSHDAPQQTSASDPKHPAGPVSEEGE, from the coding sequence ATGCCCGGACTCCCCGCGCCCGACTACCCCGCCGACGTACGCGCCCGGCTCGAGGCGGACGCCCGGGAGGTGATCGCCCGCTACCCGGACTCCCGCTCCGCGCTGCTGCCGCTGCTGCACCTCGTCCAGGCCGAGGAGGGACACGTCACCCGCACCGGGATGCGCTTCTGCGCCGACGTGCTCGGCCTGACCACCGCCGAGGTCACCGCCGTCGCCACCTTCTACACGATGTACCGGCGCAAGCCGAGCGGCGACTACCAGGTCGGCGTCTGCACCAACACGCTCTGCGCCGTCATGGGCGGCGACGCCATCTTCGAGGAGCTCAAGGAGTACCTCGGCGTCGGCAACCAGGAGACCACCGAGGACGGCAAGGTCACCCTCGAACACATCGAGTGCAACGCCGCCTGCGACTTCGCGCCCGTCGTGATGGTCAACTGGGAGTTCTTCGACAACCAGACGCCGGAGAGCGCCAAGCGGCTCGTGGACGACCTGCGCGCCGGGCTTCCCGTCACCCCGACCCGCGGCGCGCCCCTGTGCACCTTCAAGGAGACCGCCCGCATCCTCGCCGGGTTCCCCGACGAGCGCCCCGGCGCGGTGGAGGCGGGCGGCGGCGCCGGACCGGCCTCCCTCATCGGCCTGAAGCTCGCCAAGGGCGAGGCCCTCCCGCCGCGCGTCGTCCACCCGCGCGGCGAGACGGCCGAGTCCGGCCGGCGCGGCACGGCGCCCCACGACGGGCCCACGCCGGGCGCCCGGCACCTCAGCTCGCACGACGCACCGCAACAGACCTCCGCGTCCGACCCGAAGCACCCGGCGGGCCCGGTCAGCGAGGAGGGGGAGTGA
- a CDS encoding NADH-quinone oxidoreductase subunit D codes for MTTPNAHPSPGPHSSAGPSGTHLSDAYAPRAEPRETTEGTVYTVTGGDWDEVVQSAAKADDERIVVNMGPQHPSTHGVLRLILEIDGETVTEARCGIGYLHTGIEKNLEYRTWTQGTTFVTRMDYLTSFFNETAYCLGVEKLLGIEDQIPDRATVVRVLLMELNRLSSHLVCIATGGMELGATTIMIYGFRDREMILDLYELITGLRMNHAFIRPGGLAQDLPPGAVEQIREFVRKMRKNLPEYDKLATGNPIFKARMQDIGYLDLAGCMALGATGPILRSAGLPHDLRRAEPYCGYETYDFDVPTADTCDAYGRFLIRLEEMRQSLRIIEQCLDRLAPGPVMVADKKIAWPAQLALGPDGLGNSLDHIKKIMGTSMEALIHHFKLVTEGFRVPAGQAYAAVESPKGELAAHVVSDGGTRPYRVHFRDPSFTNLQAMAAMCEGGQVADVIVAVASIDPVMGGVDR; via the coding sequence GTGACCACCCCCAACGCCCACCCGTCTCCCGGCCCCCACTCCTCAGCGGGTCCCTCCGGGACGCACCTCTCCGATGCGTACGCCCCCCGGGCCGAGCCCCGCGAGACGACCGAGGGCACCGTCTACACCGTCACCGGCGGCGACTGGGACGAGGTCGTCCAGTCCGCGGCGAAGGCCGACGACGAGCGGATCGTCGTCAACATGGGCCCCCAGCACCCGTCCACCCACGGCGTGCTGCGGCTCATCCTGGAGATCGACGGCGAGACCGTCACCGAGGCCCGCTGCGGCATCGGCTACCTCCACACCGGCATCGAGAAGAACCTCGAGTACCGGACGTGGACCCAGGGCACCACGTTCGTGACGCGCATGGACTACCTGACGTCGTTCTTCAACGAGACGGCGTACTGCCTCGGCGTGGAGAAGCTCCTCGGCATCGAGGACCAGATCCCCGACCGGGCCACCGTCGTCCGCGTCCTGCTCATGGAGCTCAACCGGCTCTCCTCGCACCTCGTGTGCATCGCCACCGGCGGCATGGAGCTCGGCGCCACCACGATCATGATCTACGGGTTCCGGGACCGCGAGATGATCCTGGACCTCTACGAACTGATCACCGGCCTGCGGATGAACCACGCGTTCATCCGCCCCGGCGGCCTCGCCCAGGACCTGCCCCCCGGCGCCGTCGAGCAGATCCGCGAGTTCGTCCGGAAGATGCGCAAGAACCTGCCGGAGTACGACAAGCTCGCCACCGGCAACCCCATCTTCAAGGCCCGCATGCAGGACATCGGCTACCTGGACCTCGCCGGCTGCATGGCCCTCGGCGCCACCGGGCCCATCCTGCGCTCCGCCGGCCTCCCGCACGACCTGCGCCGCGCGGAGCCGTACTGCGGCTACGAGACGTACGACTTCGACGTCCCGACCGCCGACACGTGCGACGCCTACGGCCGGTTCCTGATCCGCCTGGAGGAGATGCGCCAGTCGCTGCGGATCATCGAGCAGTGCCTCGACCGGCTCGCGCCCGGGCCCGTCATGGTCGCCGACAAGAAGATCGCCTGGCCCGCCCAGCTGGCCCTCGGCCCCGACGGCCTCGGCAACTCCCTCGACCACATCAAGAAGATCATGGGCACCTCCATGGAGGCCCTGATCCACCACTTCAAGCTGGTCACCGAGGGCTTCCGGGTCCCCGCGGGACAGGCGTACGCCGCCGTCGAGTCCCCCAAGGGCGAGCTGGCCGCGCACGTCGTCTCCGACGGCGGCACCCGCCCGTACCGGGTCCACTTCCGCGACCCGTCCTTCACCAACCTCCAGGCCATGGCGGCGATGTGCGAAGGCGGCCAGGTCGCCGACGTCATCGTCGCCGTCGCGTCGATCGACCCCGTGATGGGAGGCGTAGACCGGTGA
- a CDS encoding NADH-quinone oxidoreductase subunit C produces the protein MTDQSSQPNPEKDLSAQNLPGQRGDLGEEIRVQRGMFGATSGGDTSGYGGLVRSIRLPGPATRPYGGYFDEVADELEGALEEQGLVPENAIEKTVVDRGELTFHIAREHLVRVARTLRDDPALRFELCTGVSGVHYPGDKGRELHAVYHLRSLTHGRRLRLEVSAPDSDPHVPSLVAVYPTNDWHERETYDFFGLVFDGHPALTRIMMPDDWQGFPQRKDYPLGGIPVEYKGAQIPAPDQRRSYS, from the coding sequence GTGACCGACCAGTCCAGTCAGCCGAACCCCGAGAAGGACCTCAGCGCGCAGAACCTCCCCGGCCAGCGCGGTGACCTCGGGGAGGAGATCCGCGTCCAGCGCGGCATGTTCGGCGCCACCAGTGGCGGCGACACCTCCGGCTACGGCGGCCTCGTCCGCTCCATCCGCCTCCCCGGACCGGCCACCCGGCCCTACGGCGGGTACTTCGACGAGGTCGCCGACGAGCTGGAGGGCGCCCTGGAGGAACAGGGCCTCGTCCCCGAGAACGCCATCGAGAAGACGGTGGTGGACCGGGGCGAGCTCACCTTCCACATCGCGCGCGAGCACCTCGTGCGCGTCGCCCGCACCCTGCGCGACGACCCCGCCCTGCGCTTCGAGCTGTGCACGGGCGTCAGCGGCGTCCACTACCCCGGCGACAAGGGCCGCGAGCTGCACGCGGTCTACCACCTGCGCTCGCTCACCCACGGGCGGCGCCTGCGCCTGGAGGTCAGCGCCCCCGACAGCGACCCGCACGTCCCGTCTCTCGTCGCCGTCTACCCGACCAATGACTGGCACGAGCGCGAGACGTACGACTTCTTCGGGCTGGTCTTCGACGGGCACCCCGCCCTCACCCGGATCATGATGCCGGACGACTGGCAGGGCTTCCCGCAGCGCAAGGACTACCCCCTCGGCGGCATCCCCGTCGAGTACAAGGGCGCCCAGATCCCGGCTCCGGACCAGCGGAGGTCGTACTCGTGA
- a CDS encoding NuoB/complex I 20 kDa subunit family protein has translation MGLEEKLPSGFLLTTVEQAAGWVRKSSVFPATFGLACCAIEMMTTGAGRYDLARFGMEVFRGSPRQADLMIVAGRVSQKMAPVLRQVYDQMPDPKWVISMGVCASSGGMFNNYAIVQGVDHVVPVDIYLPGCPPRPEMLLDAILKLHQKIQTSKLGVNAREAAREAEEAALKALPTIEMKGLLR, from the coding sequence ATGGGACTCGAAGAGAAGCTGCCGAGCGGATTTCTGCTGACGACGGTCGAACAGGCCGCGGGATGGGTGCGCAAGTCGTCCGTCTTCCCCGCGACCTTCGGCCTCGCCTGCTGCGCCATCGAGATGATGACCACCGGCGCCGGGCGGTACGACCTGGCGCGGTTCGGGATGGAGGTCTTCCGCGGCTCGCCGCGCCAGGCCGACCTGATGATCGTGGCCGGCCGGGTCAGCCAGAAGATGGCCCCGGTCCTGCGCCAGGTCTACGACCAGATGCCCGACCCGAAGTGGGTGATCTCCATGGGCGTCTGCGCCTCCTCCGGAGGCATGTTCAACAACTACGCGATCGTGCAGGGCGTCGATCACGTCGTGCCGGTGGACATCTACCTGCCCGGCTGCCCGCCCCGCCCCGAGATGCTGCTGGACGCGATCCTCAAGCTCCACCAGAAGATCCAGACGTCCAAGCTCGGCGTCAACGCGCGCGAAGCGGCCCGCGAGGCGGAGGAGGCGGCGCTCAAGGCCCTCCCGACGATCGAGATGAAGGGGCTGCTCCGGTGA
- a CDS encoding NADH-quinone oxidoreductase subunit A, translating into MNAYTPILVLGALGAAFAIFSVVMATLIGPRKYNRAKLEAYECGIEPTPTPAGGGRFPIKYYLTAMLFIVFDIEIVFLYPWAVTFDALGLFGLVEMLLFVLTVFVAYAYVWRRGGLEWD; encoded by the coding sequence GTGAATGCGTACACGCCCATCCTCGTGCTCGGCGCCCTCGGGGCAGCGTTTGCGATCTTCTCCGTGGTCATGGCCACGCTCATCGGCCCGAGGAAGTACAACCGGGCGAAGCTCGAGGCGTACGAGTGCGGCATCGAGCCGACCCCGACGCCGGCCGGAGGTGGCCGCTTCCCGATCAAGTACTACCTGACGGCGATGCTCTTCATCGTCTTCGACATCGAGATCGTCTTCCTCTACCCCTGGGCCGTCACCTTCGACGCCCTGGGGCTGTTCGGGCTCGTGGAGATGCTCCTCTTCGTGCTCACGGTCTTCGTCGCCTACGCGTACGTATGGCGGCGCGGCGGCCTGGAATGGGACTGA
- a CDS encoding C40 family peptidase encodes MSHTAPIPSHRKPRRSSSKLALRAGVAGGVLSTIAVAASPAQAEPVTETIEMPTLTNVDLSGALSNAVAASAEATEQNALAQDLRAQEEAAAAAAAKDAKKAKAEAERKAEAERKAKEAEEKARAEAERASRTSERTTLSASSSDNGGGGSDSGSSYSAPATGSAAAIVAFARAQVGDAYVMGATGPNAWDCSGLVQAAYRQAGIDLPRVSGAQSSMGTSVSLDNLQPGDILYWGSRSGSYHVAIYVGGGNFVGAQNPSKGVVEQSIDWDRPSGAVRVL; translated from the coding sequence ATGTCCCACACCGCTCCCATACCCAGCCACCGGAAGCCCCGCCGCAGCTCCTCGAAGCTCGCGCTGCGCGCCGGAGTTGCCGGTGGCGTCCTCAGCACCATCGCGGTGGCCGCGTCGCCCGCTCAGGCCGAGCCGGTGACCGAGACCATCGAGATGCCCACGCTCACCAACGTGGACCTGTCCGGCGCGCTGTCCAACGCCGTCGCCGCCTCCGCCGAGGCGACCGAGCAGAACGCGCTCGCCCAGGACCTGCGGGCCCAGGAGGAAGCGGCGGCCGCCGCGGCGGCGAAGGACGCCAAGAAGGCCAAGGCCGAGGCGGAGCGCAAGGCGGAGGCCGAGCGCAAGGCCAAGGAGGCCGAGGAGAAGGCCCGCGCCGAGGCGGAGCGCGCCTCCCGCACCTCCGAGCGCACCACGCTCTCCGCGTCTTCCTCCGACAACGGCGGCGGCGGCAGCGACAGCGGCTCCTCCTACAGCGCCCCCGCGACCGGTTCGGCCGCCGCCATCGTGGCGTTCGCGCGCGCCCAGGTCGGCGACGCGTACGTCATGGGCGCCACGGGCCCCAACGCCTGGGACTGCTCCGGCCTCGTCCAGGCCGCCTACCGCCAGGCCGGCATCGACCTGCCGCGCGTCTCCGGCGCGCAGTCGAGCATGGGCACCTCCGTCTCGCTGGACAACCTCCAGCCGGGCGACATCCTCTACTGGGGCAGCCGCAGCGGCTCGTACCACGTCGCCATCTACGTCGGCGGCGGCAACTTCGTGGGCGCGCAGAACCCCAGCAAGGGCGTCGTCGAGCAGTCCATCGACTGGGACCGGCCGTCCGGCGCCGTCCGCGTCCTCTGA
- a CDS encoding NAD(P)-dependent oxidoreductase has protein sequence MTHRQSARRGRNKAMSRESVTVLGLGQMGSALADAFLAAGHPTTVWNRTPAKADALAARGARRAATVAEAVEASDLVVVCVLDYPAVRGLLDPVAGRLAGRTLVNVTSGSPEQARETAAWAAGHGARYLDGGIMTTPPGVGSRDSMFLYSGSPEAFAAYRETLAVLGDPIALGEDAGLASLYDTGLLGLMWSVFGGWLHATALAGADGVAARAFTPVAVRWLSTVGLFMERYAGQIDDGAYPGDDATIDVQLAAIEHLLHAGRARGVDGRLPELHRELMAKAVAEGYGGDSYGRLIEAFRRAPGREEPDTGV, from the coding sequence ATCACGCACAGGCAATCCGCACGCAGAGGGAGAAACAAGGCGATGAGCCGTGAAAGCGTCACCGTGCTCGGACTGGGGCAGATGGGATCGGCCCTGGCCGACGCGTTCCTGGCGGCCGGTCACCCGACGACCGTCTGGAACCGCACCCCCGCCAAGGCGGACGCCCTGGCCGCGCGGGGCGCGCGCCGGGCCGCGACGGTCGCGGAGGCGGTGGAGGCGAGCGACCTGGTCGTGGTGTGCGTCCTGGACTACCCGGCGGTGCGCGGGCTGCTCGACCCGGTGGCCGGGCGCCTGGCGGGCCGGACGCTGGTCAATGTGACGTCGGGGTCGCCGGAACAGGCGCGGGAGACCGCCGCGTGGGCGGCCGGGCACGGGGCGCGGTACCTGGACGGCGGGATCATGACGACGCCGCCGGGGGTCGGCAGCCGGGACAGCATGTTCCTGTACAGCGGTTCGCCCGAGGCTTTCGCGGCGTACCGGGAGACGCTCGCGGTGCTGGGCGACCCGATCGCCCTCGGCGAGGACGCGGGGCTCGCCTCGCTGTACGACACGGGGCTGCTGGGGCTCATGTGGTCGGTGTTCGGCGGCTGGCTGCACGCCACGGCGCTGGCGGGCGCGGACGGGGTCGCGGCGCGGGCGTTCACGCCGGTTGCGGTGCGCTGGCTGTCCACGGTCGGGCTGTTCATGGAGCGGTACGCGGGCCAGATCGACGACGGCGCCTATCCGGGCGACGACGCCACCATCGACGTACAGCTGGCGGCGATCGAGCACCTGCTGCACGCGGGCCGCGCGCGGGGCGTCGACGGGCGGCTGCCCGAGCTGCACCGGGAGCTGATGGCGAAGGCCGTCGCGGAGGGGTACGGCGGCGACAGCTACGGGCGGCTCATCGAGGCGTTCCGCCGGGCCCCCGGCCGGGAGGAGCCGGACACCGGGGTGTAG
- a CDS encoding helix-turn-helix domain-containing protein has translation MSAGTVAVAVLQDAGISPWEMYELSIALTVFGIPHRDLADPWYRLRLCTDGPRGGSGQEPGEPYGPGFSLRTRHGLDALVGADTVIVPSVPEACVEEGREVPAALVEALREAAASGARVVSLCTGAFALAAAGLLDGRRATAHWQHTAELAARHPSVTVDDSVLYTDDGSVLTSAGATAALDLCLHLVRRDLGAHVANQLARRLVVHAHRAGGQAQFIEAPLPPPGDEGLGPVLQWAVEHLAEPLTVNDLARRARMSPRTFHRRLLEATGTTPMRWLLQQRVARAQSLLECTDLPVEQIGERSGLGTAANLRRHFTRAVGVSPTAYRRSFPTTATAPRAGTARRAGAAGEQETSTGWMTR, from the coding sequence ATGAGCGCCGGAACCGTCGCCGTGGCCGTCCTCCAGGACGCCGGGATCTCGCCGTGGGAGATGTACGAGCTGTCCATCGCGCTCACCGTGTTCGGCATCCCGCACCGTGACCTCGCCGACCCCTGGTACCGGCTCCGCCTCTGCACGGACGGGCCCCGGGGCGGGTCCGGGCAGGAGCCCGGGGAGCCGTACGGGCCGGGCTTCTCCCTCCGTACCCGCCACGGCCTGGACGCGCTCGTCGGCGCGGACACGGTCATCGTGCCGTCCGTGCCGGAGGCGTGCGTCGAGGAGGGCCGGGAGGTGCCCGCCGCGCTGGTCGAGGCGCTGCGGGAGGCTGCCGCCTCGGGGGCCCGCGTGGTGTCGCTGTGCACGGGGGCGTTCGCCCTGGCGGCGGCCGGGCTGCTGGACGGGCGCCGCGCCACGGCCCACTGGCAGCACACCGCCGAACTGGCCGCCCGGCACCCTTCGGTGACCGTGGACGACTCGGTGCTCTACACGGACGACGGCTCCGTGCTGACCAGCGCGGGCGCCACGGCCGCCCTGGACCTGTGCCTGCACCTGGTGCGCCGCGATCTGGGGGCGCACGTCGCCAACCAGCTGGCGCGCCGCCTCGTCGTCCACGCGCACCGCGCGGGCGGTCAGGCGCAGTTCATCGAGGCGCCGCTCCCGCCCCCCGGCGACGAGGGCCTGGGGCCGGTCCTCCAGTGGGCGGTCGAGCACCTGGCGGAGCCGCTCACCGTGAACGACCTGGCCCGCCGCGCGCGGATGAGCCCGCGCACCTTCCACCGCCGCCTCCTGGAGGCCACCGGCACGACGCCGATGCGGTGGCTGCTCCAGCAGCGCGTCGCCCGCGCGCAGAGCCTGCTGGAGTGCACGGACCTGCCGGTGGAGCAGATCGGCGAACGCAGCGGCCTCGGCACGGCCGCGAACCTGCGCCGCCACTTCACCCGCGCGGTCGGCGTCTCCCCCACCGCGTACCGCCGCTCGTTCCCGACGACAGCGACGGCGCCCCGTGCGGGCACCGCCCGGCGGGCCGGGGCCGCCGGGGAGCAGGAAACAAGCACCGGCTGGATGACGCGATGA